TGCGCAAAAAACATACGCGAGAATTTGTTAACCGACACAGTGGCAATTGCAAATCTAACCGCAGCAAAAATGTATGATCTGGAAGTTTTAGAGCGTCGCATTGAAACCAATAAAAAGAACTTTACCCGTTTTCTGATTTTATCCAAGGATGGCGTTGAATCTCCTGAAATCAATAAGGCTTCTATTTGCTTTCAGGTAGGTAACACTATTGGCTCTCTGGCTAAGGTTTTAAACATTTTTGTTGAAAACAACATTAATCTTACAAAGATCCAATCTATGCCAATTATCGGAAAACCAAATGATTATAACTTTTATGTAGATTTAGAGTGGGAAAAAGAAAACGACTACGATCACAGTATGCGTAAGCTATTAAAGACTGTAGTGAATCTGGCTGTTTTAGGAGAGTACCAAAAAAATCCAATGAAATAAACTCACCTCTCATAGCTGCGATCACATTAATTAGAAACAAACAAATTATAATAATAAGGTTAAATTAAAACTATTCAACATGAAATCATTCAACGTCCTTCCATTAAACGACTGGTTCCCAAGCGGCAATGAACCGTTAGTAATTGCCGGACCATGCAGTGCCGAAACAGAAGATCAGGTTATGGCAACCGCGCATGGATTGAAAAAAACAGGAAAAGTTAGCTTATTCCGTGCAGGTGTTTGGAAACCGCGTACTCGTCCAGGTGAATTTGAAGGACATGGCGCTGAAGCCTTAAAATGGTTACAACGCGTAAAAGAAGAAACCGGATTTCCGGTAACTTGTGAAGTTGCTACAGCAAAACACGTGGAGGAGTCGTTGGAAGCAGGCGTTGATGTTTTATGGATAGGAGCTCGCACAACAGTAAATCCTTTTTCGGTTCAGGAAATTGCAGATGCTCTTAAAGGTGTTGATATTCCGGTAATGATTAAAAATCCTGTAAACCCTGATTTATCATTATGGATCGGAGGAATTGAGCGTTTACACCGTGCAGGTATCAACAAATTGGTCGCTATTCACCGTGGATTCTCTTCATTCGAAAAATCGGCTTTCCGCAATGAACCAATGTGGGAAATGGCTATCAACTTAAAAACACAGCACCCGGAACTGCCAATTATTGTTGACCCAAGTCACATTTGCGGTAATCGTGAGTTGTTGCCTTACATTTCGCAAAAAGCAATGGACCTTGACATGCAGGGATTAATGATCGAAAGCCATATTAACCCGCAAACAGCTTGGACTGATGCAAAACAACAAGTTACACCTGAAGCGCTCGTTACTTTGATTAACAATTTAACGTTGCGTAAACCAGAATCACAAAACGTAGAATTTGTAAGTAAATTAGAACAACTTCGCCAACAGATTGACAAACTTGACGACCAGATAATCCAAAAAATGGCTGAGCGTATGTCAATTGTGGAAAAAATCGGTGAATACAAACGTGACAACGACGTTACTATTCTTCAGGTTAATCGCTGGGAAGAAATTATGGCTAAACGTACTTCATTTGCAAAAGCGTTAAACTTAAGCGAACCGTTCACTCACCGTTTACTAGACCTGATTCACAGCGAGTCGATCCGTCGTCAAACAGAAATTATGAACACCAAACCGGTTGAGCACGCTTAATTAAAAAGATTTCACAGATTAGGTATGATGCCTCCTATTGCTCAATCAGGGTAATCATGCCTAATCAATGTAATCAGTTTATATGAATAGTATTTTAGTAAAAACTACAACTCATAACATAAACGGAGAGATTACACTGCCTGGTTCTAAGAGTGAAAGCAACCGCGCACTTATTATGCAGGCACTTTGTAAGCATCCTTTCGAAATTAGGAATCTTTCCATTGCCGACGATACTGTAACACTTCAACAGCTTCTAACAACAGACATAAAAAATCATTTGACTGAGATAAATGTTGGCCCAGCTGGAACTGCAATGCGTTTCTTAACAGCATTCCTATCCGTTACGCCCGGAGAATGGCTTTTAACCGGAACACACCGCATGCTGGAAAGGCCAATTAAATTGCTGGTTGATGCGTTGAAAGAACTAGGCGCCGACATTGAATATGCAGGAAAAGAGGGTTATCCTCCATTGAAAATCAGAGGAAAAGACTTAACCTTAACCAATAATATTTCGATAAACGGAAGTGTAAGTAGTCAGTATATTTCAGCATTGTTAATGATTGCCCCTACCCTGCCTCAAGGTTTGATTTTAAACCTAACAGGCACGGTAGCTTCTCGACCCTATATTGAAATGACACTGGCCATGATGAAAGAGTTGGGTATTCAGCATAGTTGGCAGGAAGGCGCAATAGTGATTCCGCATCAGGATTATCAACCAAATAACTTATTTATTGAACCTGACTGGAGCGGTTCTTCTTACTGGTATTCATTAGCCGCCCTCTCTGACCATGCAGAAATCAAGCTAACCGGTTTAAAAGGATTTAGTTTGCAGGGTGATAGTGTGATTGCAAAAATAATGGAAGATTTTGGGGTAAAAACAACATTTGAAACAGATGGTATTCGGTTAACCAAAGTTTCGGATGAAATTACAACCAACTTTATTGATTTTGAACACTGCCCGGATATTGCACAAACCCTTGCGGTAATCTGTGCAGGTCAAGGTCACAACTGCACGTTTACAGGTCTGGAAAGTTTAAAAATTAAAGAAACTGATCGCGTAGCTGCTCTCCAAAACGAGCTGGGTAAGTTTGGTGTAACGATCACTCAAGATGGGTTAAACTATCATCTTGATTGTTCGAAAAGTTCGATAGAACCTCTTCAAGCTTCCGATATTTTAACACAGAATTCGGCTGTTTTTATCAATACCTATCACGACCATCGTATGGCAATGGCTTTTGCACCATTGGCTTTAAAGGTCGACGCTTTGGAAGTTGAGGATCCTCAAGTAACCGGAAAATCATACCCGCATTTTTGGGGGGATTTAGAAAGTGTGGGATTTGAGTTTGATAAAGCTATAACGAGCAATTAAGTTTTAGAATTACAGTTTTAGATCTATAAATTAATTTACTTCTAAAACCTAGAATCGTAATTATAATATGGCAGGCAATACATTCGGAGAAGCATTCAGAATAACAACATTTGGCGAATCACACGGAACTGCAATAGGTGTAATCATTGATGGCTGTCCGGCAGGCCTGGAATTAGATCTAAACTTTGTTCAATCAGAGTTGGATCGTCGAAAACCAGGACAGTCGAAAATCACCACTCAACGAAAGGAGTCTGACACAGCGCAAATTCTTTCAGGAATATTTGAAGGTAAATCAACTGGAACCCCTATTACTTTTTTAATTCCCAACGAAGATCAGCGTTCAAAAGACTATGATCATAACGTAGGTCCATTCCGTCCTTCTCATGCTGATTATACGTACCAAACTAAATACGGCATAAGAGATCATCGAGGAGGCGGACGCTCTTCAGCCCGTGAAACTGCTGCCCGTGTTGCAGCCGGGGCTATTGCTAAGTTACTCTTAAAGCAAGTTGCAGGCATTGAAATAAGTGCTTATGTAAGCGCAGTGGGAGCAATGAAAGTTGAAAAACCTTACAGTGAGCTTAATCTGGCAGAGGCGGAAAACAATATTCTGCGCTGTGCGGATCCAGAAAAAGCGCAAGAAATGATTGCTTACATTGATAGTGTACGCAAAGCAGGTGATACTGTTGGCGGTGTGGTAACCTGCATCGCTCAACAAGTGCCCGTAGGTTTAGGAGAACCAGTATTCGATAAACTACATGCCGATTTGGGAAAGGCTATGTTAAGTATCAACGCTGTACATGGTTTTGAATACGGCTCGGGCTTTGAAGGAGCAACCATGCTAGGTTCGTCGCATAATGATTTGTTCGAAACGGATTTTTCAACCAGAACCAATAACTCAGGCGGTATCCAGGGAGGGATCTCCAATGGCCAGGATATTTATTTCCGGGTAGCATTTAAACCAGTGGCAACTATTATGCAAGGTCAAGAAACAGTAGACAAAGACGGTAATAAGGTAGAATTGCATGGCAAAGGTCGCCATGATCCCTGTGTTGTTCCCAGAGCAGTTCCTATTGTTGAGGCAATGACTGCTTTAGTATTAGCAGATCATTATTTGCGAAATA
Above is a window of Solitalea lacus DNA encoding:
- a CDS encoding prephenate dehydratase, with product MNRKRVAIQGTRASFHEEAAYKYFGEDIEIVECVTFKQTCEAVKKNEANYAVMAIENSIAGSLLPNYNLLQEYNFPIVGEVYLHIQLHLLALPGVKFEDVKYVHSHPIAIRQCNDFFEDFPHLQVLEKNDTAACAKNIRENLLTDTVAIANLTAAKMYDLEVLERRIETNKKNFTRFLILSKDGVESPEINKASICFQVGNTIGSLAKVLNIFVENNINLTKIQSMPIIGKPNDYNFYVDLEWEKENDYDHSMRKLLKTVVNLAVLGEYQKNPMK
- a CDS encoding chorismate mutase — translated: MKSFNVLPLNDWFPSGNEPLVIAGPCSAETEDQVMATAHGLKKTGKVSLFRAGVWKPRTRPGEFEGHGAEALKWLQRVKEETGFPVTCEVATAKHVEESLEAGVDVLWIGARTTVNPFSVQEIADALKGVDIPVMIKNPVNPDLSLWIGGIERLHRAGINKLVAIHRGFSSFEKSAFRNEPMWEMAINLKTQHPELPIIVDPSHICGNRELLPYISQKAMDLDMQGLMIESHINPQTAWTDAKQQVTPEALVTLINNLTLRKPESQNVEFVSKLEQLRQQIDKLDDQIIQKMAERMSIVEKIGEYKRDNDVTILQVNRWEEIMAKRTSFAKALNLSEPFTHRLLDLIHSESIRRQTEIMNTKPVEHA
- the aroA gene encoding 3-phosphoshikimate 1-carboxyvinyltransferase codes for the protein MNSILVKTTTHNINGEITLPGSKSESNRALIMQALCKHPFEIRNLSIADDTVTLQQLLTTDIKNHLTEINVGPAGTAMRFLTAFLSVTPGEWLLTGTHRMLERPIKLLVDALKELGADIEYAGKEGYPPLKIRGKDLTLTNNISINGSVSSQYISALLMIAPTLPQGLILNLTGTVASRPYIEMTLAMMKELGIQHSWQEGAIVIPHQDYQPNNLFIEPDWSGSSYWYSLAALSDHAEIKLTGLKGFSLQGDSVIAKIMEDFGVKTTFETDGIRLTKVSDEITTNFIDFEHCPDIAQTLAVICAGQGHNCTFTGLESLKIKETDRVAALQNELGKFGVTITQDGLNYHLDCSKSSIEPLQASDILTQNSAVFINTYHDHRMAMAFAPLALKVDALEVEDPQVTGKSYPHFWGDLESVGFEFDKAITSN
- the aroC gene encoding chorismate synthase, which codes for MAGNTFGEAFRITTFGESHGTAIGVIIDGCPAGLELDLNFVQSELDRRKPGQSKITTQRKESDTAQILSGIFEGKSTGTPITFLIPNEDQRSKDYDHNVGPFRPSHADYTYQTKYGIRDHRGGGRSSARETAARVAAGAIAKLLLKQVAGIEISAYVSAVGAMKVEKPYSELNLAEAENNILRCADPEKAQEMIAYIDSVRKAGDTVGGVVTCIAQQVPVGLGEPVFDKLHADLGKAMLSINAVHGFEYGSGFEGATMLGSSHNDLFETDFSTRTNNSGGIQGGISNGQDIYFRVAFKPVATIMQGQETVDKDGNKVELHGKGRHDPCVVPRAVPIVEAMTALVLADHYLRNKNAKI